One stretch of Desulfocurvus vexinensis DSM 17965 DNA includes these proteins:
- a CDS encoding Mu-like prophage major head subunit gpT family protein encodes MPIKRTVSICLAWLLLFAVALTLSFQTAHASQADPGGAWPLLGFGGLLVNRAVLNDVFTNLKTTFHKAFDAAPSLWEKIAMKVTSTGSQNDYAWLSNFPRMRKWVGDKVIKALEGFRYSIVNDDFEATVSVKRSHIEDDTLGIYGPQAQMAGFSAKQLPDEIVFDLVNQGFTALCYDGQYFFDTDHPVAGASVSNKGAKALSAATLAAAQGSYGAARTALRKMRDDEGRPLNITPNVLLVPPALGDTARLLMTTERLEDGKPNPYRGTAEVVESAHLTSDTAWFLLDTTKPVRPFIYQERKKPVFVQQIDMSADDVFTRGEYKFGAEARAAGGYAFWQMAYGSTGTE; translated from the coding sequence ATGCCCATCAAACGCACTGTTTCCATCTGCCTGGCCTGGCTGCTGCTGTTTGCCGTGGCCCTGACCCTGTCCTTCCAGACGGCCCATGCGTCCCAGGCTGACCCCGGCGGCGCCTGGCCGCTGCTCGGCTTCGGCGGTCTGCTGGTCAACCGCGCGGTGCTGAACGACGTGTTCACCAACCTCAAGACCACCTTCCACAAGGCCTTCGATGCCGCGCCGAGCCTGTGGGAGAAGATCGCCATGAAGGTGACCTCCACGGGCAGCCAGAACGACTATGCGTGGCTGTCCAATTTCCCCCGGATGCGCAAATGGGTCGGGGACAAGGTCATCAAGGCGCTGGAGGGATTCCGCTACTCGATCGTCAACGACGACTTCGAGGCGACGGTGTCGGTCAAGCGCAGTCACATCGAGGACGACACCCTGGGCATCTACGGGCCGCAGGCCCAGATGGCCGGATTTTCGGCCAAGCAACTGCCCGACGAGATCGTGTTCGACCTGGTCAACCAGGGGTTCACCGCTCTGTGCTACGACGGCCAGTACTTCTTCGACACGGACCATCCGGTGGCCGGTGCGTCGGTCAGCAACAAGGGCGCAAAGGCGCTCTCTGCGGCCACCCTGGCCGCCGCCCAGGGCAGCTACGGCGCCGCCCGCACGGCGCTGCGCAAGATGCGCGACGACGAGGGCCGTCCGCTGAACATCACGCCCAACGTGCTGCTGGTGCCTCCGGCGCTGGGAGACACCGCGCGCCTGCTGATGACCACCGAGCGGCTGGAGGACGGCAAGCCCAACCCCTACAGGGGCACCGCCGAGGTCGTGGAAAGCGCCCACCTGACCAGCGACACGGCCTGGTTCCTGCTCGACACCACCAAGCCGGTCCGCCCGTTCATCTACCAGGAGCGCAAGAAGCCCGTCTTCGTGCAGCAGATCGACATGAGCGCGGACGACGTGTTCACGCGCGGGGAGTACAAGTTCGGCGCCGAGGCCCGGGCCGCCGGGGGCTACGCCTTCTGGCAGATGGCCTACGGCAGCACCGGGACCGAGTAA
- a CDS encoding gp436 family protein, with product MPYASAQDIVDRYGEDRLLVLADRDGDGQADQDALDRALADAVAEVDGYVGARHALPLPGVPLVLTRLAVDIAVYRLAGSADVLTDEIRTRYEDAVGVLRRISSGEVSLGLAPTPTVSGGTVEMLSQPARFGRGRFRP from the coding sequence GTGCCCTACGCCAGCGCGCAGGACATCGTCGACCGCTACGGCGAGGACCGGCTGCTGGTCCTCGCCGACCGCGACGGCGACGGGCAGGCCGACCAGGACGCCCTGGACCGGGCCCTGGCCGACGCCGTCGCGGAGGTCGACGGGTATGTGGGGGCGCGCCACGCGCTGCCGCTGCCCGGTGTGCCCCTGGTGCTGACCAGGCTGGCGGTGGACATCGCCGTCTACCGCCTGGCGGGCAGCGCGGACGTGCTGACCGACGAAATCCGCACCCGCTACGAGGACGCCGTGGGCGTGTTGCGGCGCATCAGCTCCGGGGAGGTGTCCCTTGGGCTGGCGCCCACGCCCACGGTGTCGGGCGGGACGGTGGAAATGCTGTCCCAGCCCGCCCGTTTCGGGCGGGGGAGGTTCCGCCCGTGA
- a CDS encoding phage tail tube protein, translating to MKYTGSAIIRVDGAEIPSDGKGSLTPGGMAREVATDGTKTLGYTENYEPPVLKCKVRHGADLSITALQNLTDATVMFETDTGKVFTLRGAFTTNALELSEGQVDLEMSALSCDEE from the coding sequence ATGAAGTACACCGGCAGCGCCATCATCCGCGTGGACGGGGCGGAAATCCCCTCCGACGGCAAGGGCTCCCTGACGCCCGGCGGCATGGCCCGCGAGGTCGCCACCGACGGCACCAAGACCCTGGGCTACACCGAGAACTACGAACCCCCCGTGCTCAAGTGCAAGGTGCGCCACGGGGCGGACCTGTCGATCACGGCCTTGCAAAACCTGACCGACGCCACCGTGATGTTCGAGACGGACACGGGCAAGGTGTTCACCCTGCGCGGGGCGTTCACCACCAACGCCCTGGAGCTGTCCGAGGGGCAGGTGGACCTGGAAATGTCGGCCCTGAGCTGCGACGAGGAGTAG
- a CDS encoding phage tail sheath subtilisin-like domain-containing protein — translation MTISFNQIPDTIRVPLCYVEFDNSMAVQGTPNYMSKIMVFGQMLETGAATPGSPVQVLSADHGVKLFGRGSMLAAMFAGLKGANAYTETWAVPLADDAEGVAASGALTVTGPATGSGTLALYVAGVRVRVGIAAGDTAAAIATKIAAAIAAEPDLPVTAAVNGAVPEKVDLTCRWKGETGNAIDLRLGYYGETLPSGVGVAVTAMSGGTANPDLADALAALGDGWWNYLCTPYTDAANMAALEAELDARGGPLKMVDGVAFAALAGSHAAATTWGAARNHQAVSCMAMGQSPTPPWTWAAVNCGVAAYHLDIDPARPLQTLELPGCLPPAVEDRWTMVERNLLLYSGLATHTVTRDGAVQIERQITTYQTNSYGLPDPSYLDVTTPATLSYLRYAIRTRITQKFPRHKLADDGTRFSPGQAIATPRIVRAELLALFRELEAKGLVENFDSYKATLLVERDPDDRNRLNVRSNPDLVNQLRIYAQQVQFIL, via the coding sequence ATGACGATCAGCTTCAACCAGATCCCGGACACCATCCGGGTGCCGCTGTGCTACGTCGAGTTCGACAACAGCATGGCCGTACAGGGTACGCCCAACTACATGAGCAAGATCATGGTGTTCGGGCAGATGCTGGAGACGGGCGCGGCAACGCCGGGCAGCCCCGTGCAGGTGCTGTCCGCCGACCACGGCGTCAAGCTCTTCGGGCGGGGCTCGATGCTGGCGGCCATGTTCGCGGGGCTCAAGGGCGCCAACGCCTACACCGAGACCTGGGCCGTGCCCCTGGCCGACGATGCCGAGGGTGTGGCGGCCAGCGGGGCGCTGACGGTCACGGGCCCGGCTACGGGCTCGGGCACCCTGGCCCTGTATGTGGCCGGGGTCCGGGTGCGCGTCGGCATTGCGGCTGGGGACACCGCCGCCGCAATCGCCACCAAGATCGCCGCCGCCATCGCCGCCGAGCCCGACCTGCCCGTGACCGCCGCCGTGAACGGGGCCGTGCCCGAAAAGGTGGACCTGACCTGCCGCTGGAAGGGCGAGACGGGCAACGCCATCGACCTGCGCCTGGGCTACTACGGCGAGACGCTGCCCTCCGGCGTCGGCGTGGCCGTCACCGCCATGAGCGGCGGCACGGCCAACCCGGACCTGGCCGACGCCCTGGCGGCCCTGGGCGACGGCTGGTGGAACTACCTCTGCACCCCGTACACCGACGCCGCGAACATGGCGGCCCTGGAAGCCGAGCTGGACGCGCGCGGCGGACCGCTCAAGATGGTGGACGGCGTGGCCTTCGCGGCGCTGGCCGGATCGCACGCCGCCGCGACCACCTGGGGCGCGGCCCGCAACCACCAGGCCGTCAGCTGCATGGCCATGGGCCAGAGCCCGACGCCGCCGTGGACCTGGGCCGCCGTCAACTGCGGCGTGGCCGCGTATCACCTGGACATCGACCCGGCCCGGCCCCTGCAGACCCTGGAGCTGCCGGGCTGCCTGCCCCCGGCGGTGGAGGATCGCTGGACCATGGTCGAGCGGAACCTGCTGCTGTACAGCGGGTTGGCCACGCACACCGTGACCCGGGACGGGGCCGTGCAGATCGAACGGCAGATCACGACCTACCAGACCAACAGCTACGGCCTGCCCGACCCCAGCTACCTGGACGTGACCACCCCGGCGACCCTGTCGTACCTGCGCTACGCCATCCGGACGCGCATCACCCAGAAGTTCCCGCGCCACAAGCTGGCCGACGACGGCACGCGCTTCAGCCCCGGCCAGGCCATCGCCACCCCGCGCATCGTGCGCGCCGAGCTGCTGGCGCTCTTCCGCGAGCTGGAGGCCAAGGGGCTGGTGGAGAACTTCGACTCCTACAAGGCCACCCTGCTGGTGGAACGCGATCCCGACGACCGCAACCGCCTGAACGTGCGGTCCAACCCCGACCTGGTCAACCAGCTGCGCATCTACGCCCAGCAGGTCCAGTTCATTCTCTAG
- a CDS encoding DUF3486 family protein: MPRPSTIKALPPDILERLQELLRDPRVSQLEVTARINDLLAAEGYDLRVSKSAVNRYAVQMEEVGAKLRQSREIAAMWIGKLGAAPQGQVGHLLNEIVRNMAFDTAMQLSEGEEPVHPKLIKELALAVARLEFAASSSVKRESEIRRQERERLAESVDAVGEEAQREKLTPEQVLDRVKAIYRGEA; this comes from the coding sequence ATGCCCCGGCCAAGCACCATCAAGGCCCTGCCTCCGGACATCCTGGAGCGGTTGCAGGAGCTGCTGCGCGACCCGCGCGTGTCCCAGTTGGAAGTGACGGCGCGGATCAATGACCTGCTGGCCGCCGAAGGGTACGACCTGCGCGTCTCCAAAAGCGCGGTCAATCGCTACGCCGTGCAGATGGAAGAGGTCGGCGCCAAGCTCCGGCAGTCCCGCGAGATCGCGGCGATGTGGATCGGCAAGCTGGGGGCTGCGCCCCAGGGCCAGGTCGGGCACCTGCTGAACGAGATCGTGCGCAATATGGCGTTCGACACGGCGATGCAGCTGTCGGAAGGCGAAGAGCCGGTCCATCCGAAGTTGATCAAGGAGCTGGCGCTGGCCGTCGCCCGGCTGGAATTCGCCGCGTCGTCCAGCGTCAAGCGCGAGTCTGAAATCCGGCGGCAGGAGCGGGAGCGCCTGGCCGAGTCTGTGGACGCCGTGGGCGAAGAGGCCCAGCGCGAGAAGCTGACCCCTGAGCAGGTGCTGGATCGCGTCAAGGCCATCTACCGGGGCGAAGCATGA
- a CDS encoding HI1506-related protein, giving the protein MSIIITSKKDGFRRAGLPHPAQATSYPDDRFSPAELAALQAEPLLVVQVVEDPAAEQQAEDEPGAKAQGAKAKKESR; this is encoded by the coding sequence ATGAGCATCATCATCACCAGCAAGAAGGACGGCTTCCGCCGGGCGGGCCTGCCCCACCCGGCGCAGGCCACCTCGTACCCGGACGATCGCTTCTCGCCCGCAGAGCTGGCGGCCCTCCAGGCCGAGCCCCTGCTCGTGGTCCAGGTGGTCGAGGATCCCGCTGCCGAGCAGCAGGCCGAAGACGAGCCCGGCGCCAAGGCCCAGGGCGCCAAGGCCAAGAAGGAGAGCCGCTAG
- a CDS encoding phage protein Gp37 has product MQQILDAVRDGLQAQVPGLRTCEVHGGRFDEEELRRVCQAAPAVYVAALDVRLVDRSLELTLAAFVVAKDSAGATRDRAALAMVAATLRGLDRQDWGLAATETAPAQVQAQNLFASRVAQRGVAMWGVSWRQRFELPGALDPATIDVLATVFAEQAQADGAPVAQDHITLPQE; this is encoded by the coding sequence ATGCAACAGATTTTGGACGCGGTGCGCGACGGCCTGCAGGCTCAGGTGCCCGGCCTGCGCACCTGCGAGGTGCATGGCGGGCGGTTCGACGAGGAGGAACTGCGGCGGGTGTGCCAAGCCGCACCCGCCGTCTATGTGGCGGCGCTGGACGTGCGCCTCGTGGACCGCAGCCTGGAGTTGACCCTGGCGGCGTTCGTGGTCGCCAAGGACTCCGCCGGGGCGACGCGCGACCGGGCCGCCCTGGCCATGGTCGCCGCCACGCTGCGCGGCCTGGACCGGCAGGATTGGGGCCTGGCGGCCACCGAGACCGCCCCGGCCCAGGTCCAGGCCCAGAACCTGTTCGCCAGCCGGGTCGCGCAGCGCGGCGTGGCCATGTGGGGCGTGAGCTGGCGGCAGCGGTTCGAGCTGCCCGGGGCTCTCGACCCCGCCACGATCGACGTGCTGGCCACGGTGTTCGCGGAGCAGGCCCAGGCCGACGGGGCGCCCGTGGCCCAGGACCATATAACCCTGCCTCAGGAGTGA
- a CDS encoding phage virion morphogenesis protein encodes MALRVDLRELGALAQRIEALAAVDTPGLLDAVGAEVESQTRRRIAEERQAPDGTPWAAWSPRYAATRHGGHSLLQAEGGLLDSIQYVVAGDAVEVGSNLVYAAIHQFGGAEVGKQTPARPYLGLSPDNLADLGRLVDEWAAGQMEAR; translated from the coding sequence ATGGCGCTGCGGGTCGACCTGCGCGAGCTGGGCGCCCTGGCCCAGCGCATCGAGGCGCTGGCCGCCGTGGACACGCCTGGCCTGCTGGACGCTGTGGGCGCGGAGGTGGAGTCGCAGACCCGGCGACGCATCGCCGAGGAACGCCAGGCTCCCGACGGCACGCCCTGGGCGGCGTGGTCGCCGCGCTACGCGGCAACGCGGCACGGCGGGCACAGCCTGCTGCAGGCCGAGGGCGGGCTGCTGGACTCCATCCAGTATGTGGTGGCCGGTGACGCGGTGGAGGTCGGGTCCAACCTGGTCTACGCGGCCATCCACCAGTTCGGCGGGGCGGAGGTGGGCAAGCAAACCCCCGCCCGGCCCTACCTCGGCCTGTCGCCCGACAACCTGGCCGATCTGGGGCGCCTGGTGGACGAGTGGGCCGCCGGGCAGATGGAGGCCAGGTGA
- a CDS encoding phage protease produces the protein MRRIAFNTEMPAGQAPEWVELIPAGPEVRGIDGRAWAFGPDDAARVVAAYNRRGLPVQIDWEHATEHRAPKGLEAPAAGWITGLDIRGGAVWGRVEWTPRAANQIATREYRYLSPVFYHTRSVPSRVAELLSAGLTNHPNLRLKALNAQAAEPEDEMKLTKALCALLGVAEDATEEQINQQAGAVQAALDKAKNTPEVPAGVAAALDLPAGSTADQAVAKAQALAKAANQQQPGGLDKYVPRTDLDHALTRAANAEERLRTIEAARREADIEAAVTQAIAGGKIAPASQGYYRAMCAAEGGLEEFKKFVATAPQVIKDPELPGKPGDADPKALNAQQAKIAEMFGNTPEDLAKYAG, from the coding sequence ATGAGACGTATCGCTTTCAACACCGAGATGCCCGCAGGGCAGGCTCCGGAGTGGGTCGAGCTGATCCCGGCTGGCCCTGAGGTGCGTGGCATCGACGGGCGGGCCTGGGCGTTCGGCCCGGACGACGCCGCCCGGGTCGTCGCCGCGTACAACCGGCGCGGGCTGCCCGTACAGATCGACTGGGAACACGCGACCGAACACCGCGCGCCGAAAGGCCTGGAGGCCCCTGCTGCGGGTTGGATCACCGGGCTGGATATCCGGGGCGGTGCCGTGTGGGGCCGGGTCGAGTGGACCCCCCGGGCGGCGAATCAGATCGCCACGCGGGAATACCGCTACCTGTCGCCCGTGTTCTACCACACGAGATCAGTCCCGAGCCGCGTCGCCGAGCTGCTCTCGGCGGGGCTGACGAATCACCCCAACCTGCGGCTCAAGGCGCTGAACGCCCAGGCCGCCGAACCGGAGGACGAGATGAAGTTGACCAAAGCATTGTGCGCCCTGCTCGGCGTGGCCGAAGACGCCACCGAGGAGCAGATCAACCAGCAGGCGGGGGCCGTGCAGGCCGCCCTGGACAAGGCCAAGAACACCCCCGAAGTGCCCGCAGGCGTGGCCGCCGCCCTGGACCTGCCCGCCGGGTCCACCGCCGACCAGGCCGTGGCCAAGGCCCAGGCCCTGGCGAAGGCCGCCAACCAGCAGCAGCCCGGAGGCCTGGACAAGTATGTGCCCCGCACCGACCTGGACCACGCCCTGACCCGCGCCGCCAACGCCGAGGAGCGGCTGCGCACGATCGAGGCCGCCCGGCGCGAGGCCGACATCGAGGCTGCCGTGACCCAGGCCATCGCCGGGGGCAAGATCGCCCCGGCCAGCCAGGGCTACTACCGCGCCATGTGCGCGGCGGAGGGCGGCCTGGAGGAGTTCAAGAAGTTCGTGGCCACGGCGCCGCAGGTCATCAAGGATCCTGAGCTGCCCGGCAAGCCCGGGGACGCCGACCCGAAGGCCCTGAACGCGCAGCAGGCCAAGATCGCCGAGATGTTCGGCAACACCCCCGAAGACCTGGCCAAGTACGCCGGGTAA
- a CDS encoding DUF2635 domain-containing protein gives MKTLYLKPGAGLAVLDPATGQPLPQDGADVPDTTYWRRRLRDGDVARATRPKAKKEA, from the coding sequence ATGAAGACGCTCTACCTCAAGCCCGGCGCGGGACTTGCCGTGCTGGACCCCGCGACGGGGCAGCCCCTGCCCCAGGACGGGGCCGACGTGCCCGACACCACCTATTGGCGCCGCCGCCTGCGCGACGGCGACGTGGCCCGGGCCACCCGGCCCAAGGCCAAGAAGGAGGCCTAG
- a CDS encoding phage minor head protein: protein MPSHTPKPGFNFPGPPPREAMEWFQAKGLKPGFDHTDVWREEHATSFTVAKAMELDVLTAIRAEAARAQAEGRTMREFAKTLTPRLQELGWWGRKEAVDPVTGEVREVQLGSPRRLATIYRTNMRTARAAGQWARIQRTKASHPFLLYELGPSRAHRPEHVGWHGTLLPVDDPWWGTHYPPNGWGCKCRVRQVSRAEAERLGRTGVQAPEPEPLVDAGTGLPTGHRAPARVRVQRQAPPVRTRPWKNIRTGETHQVPEGIDPGWDYNPGAAGRGKHAVRLLGDKIAAAPGELGGAAWTALPGEVRDTLAAEYRDWAGRIQAGERVGLGGRRTVGALSSAVREGLATLGVVPESAALTIEQREVTHLFAEARKGAKAVPEGVVLDLVRLLDAPLAVIWDGAGRRPALLYVVEVPGRAELGRIAVRVDYAVRGGVTNAVRSAGMVAPANLRAPGMVLLEGEIK from the coding sequence GTGCCTAGCCATACGCCCAAGCCCGGCTTCAACTTCCCGGGGCCGCCGCCCAGGGAGGCCATGGAGTGGTTCCAGGCCAAGGGGCTCAAGCCCGGATTCGACCACACGGACGTGTGGCGCGAGGAGCACGCCACGTCGTTCACCGTGGCCAAGGCCATGGAGCTGGACGTGCTGACCGCGATCCGCGCCGAGGCGGCCCGGGCCCAGGCCGAGGGGCGCACCATGCGGGAGTTCGCCAAGACGCTCACCCCGCGCCTGCAGGAGCTGGGCTGGTGGGGCCGCAAGGAGGCGGTGGACCCGGTCACCGGCGAGGTGCGCGAGGTGCAGCTGGGCAGCCCACGGCGCCTGGCGACCATCTACCGCACCAACATGCGCACGGCGCGCGCCGCCGGGCAGTGGGCGCGCATCCAGCGCACAAAAGCGTCGCATCCGTTTCTGCTCTACGAGCTGGGGCCCAGCCGTGCCCACCGCCCCGAGCATGTGGGCTGGCACGGGACGCTGCTGCCCGTGGACGACCCGTGGTGGGGCACGCACTACCCGCCCAATGGCTGGGGCTGCAAATGCCGGGTGCGCCAGGTGTCGCGCGCCGAGGCAGAGCGCCTGGGGCGCACGGGGGTGCAGGCGCCGGAGCCCGAGCCGCTTGTTGACGCCGGGACGGGACTGCCCACGGGGCACCGGGCTCCGGCCCGCGTGCGCGTGCAGCGCCAGGCGCCGCCCGTGCGCACCCGACCCTGGAAAAACATCCGCACCGGCGAGACGCACCAGGTGCCCGAGGGCATCGACCCTGGGTGGGATTACAACCCGGGGGCCGCTGGGCGCGGGAAGCACGCCGTGCGGTTGCTGGGCGATAAGATCGCCGCTGCGCCCGGGGAACTGGGAGGCGCCGCGTGGACGGCGTTGCCCGGGGAAGTACGGGATACCCTGGCTGCGGAGTACAGGGACTGGGCCGGGCGGATCCAGGCCGGGGAGCGTGTTGGGCTGGGCGGTCGCCGGACGGTGGGCGCACTGTCCTCCGCAGTCCGCGAGGGCCTGGCCACGCTGGGCGTTGTGCCGGAGTCGGCAGCCCTGACAATTGAGCAGCGCGAGGTTACGCACCTGTTTGCCGAGGCCCGCAAAGGCGCGAAGGCTGTGCCGGAGGGCGTGGTGCTGGATCTGGTACGGCTGCTGGACGCGCCCCTGGCCGTGATATGGGATGGGGCCGGGCGCCGCCCGGCGCTGCTGTATGTGGTGGAGGTGCCCGGGCGCGCCGAACTGGGGCGCATCGCCGTGCGCGTGGACTACGCGGTACGGGGAGGGGTGACCAACGCCGTTCGCAGCGCGGGCATGGTCGCCCCGGCGAACCTGAGGGCACCAGGAATGGTGCTGCTGGAAGGGGAGATCAAGTAG
- a CDS encoding terminase large subunit domain-containing protein, protein MSGILTPYQVRWVNDKSRFKIGMFARQTGKTFGTTYEIAEDVLEHDVARKKTRWVILSRGERQAREAMNEGLKLHLRAMGAACELLEVDSGYRYEDGSSIRALETELHYGSRVTALPANPDTARGFSANVFLDEFAFHQDSRAIWSALFPVISAPGLKLRVVSTPNGKGNKFYDLMTSQALNGVWSRHVVDIYQAVRDGLPRDIEELRRGIADPDAWAQEYELQWLDEASAWLPYETINACEHDLAGRPELYGGGPCFVGVDVAARNDLYVIWVDELVGDILWTREIIARKRITFAEQDALLADVFRRYLVLRCCMDQTGMGEKPVEDAKRRHGENRVEGVLFTGPNKLHLATVGKQAFDDRKNRIPLGDEELRADLHKLQKVTGPTGTPRFVADSDSAGHADRTWAKFLATYAASGPAEAFGYQAVSLRNALDTDRITRAVRCTAGFRRGAI, encoded by the coding sequence ATGAGCGGCATCCTGACCCCGTATCAGGTGCGCTGGGTGAACGACAAAAGCCGGTTCAAGATCGGCATGTTCGCCCGCCAGACGGGCAAGACCTTCGGGACCACATACGAGATTGCCGAGGACGTGCTGGAGCACGACGTGGCGCGGAAGAAGACGCGCTGGGTCATCCTGTCGCGCGGCGAGCGCCAGGCGCGCGAGGCCATGAACGAGGGGCTCAAGCTGCACCTGCGGGCCATGGGCGCGGCCTGCGAGCTGCTGGAGGTCGACTCGGGCTACCGCTACGAGGACGGCAGCAGCATCCGGGCCCTGGAGACGGAACTGCACTACGGCTCCCGCGTGACGGCCCTGCCCGCGAACCCTGACACGGCGCGGGGTTTCTCGGCCAACGTCTTCCTGGACGAGTTCGCCTTCCACCAGGACTCGCGGGCCATCTGGTCGGCGCTGTTCCCGGTCATTTCCGCGCCCGGCCTGAAGCTGCGCGTGGTGTCCACGCCCAACGGCAAGGGCAACAAGTTCTACGACCTCATGACCTCCCAGGCTCTGAACGGCGTGTGGTCGCGGCATGTGGTGGACATCTACCAGGCCGTGCGCGACGGGCTGCCCCGCGACATCGAGGAGCTGCGGCGCGGCATCGCGGACCCCGACGCCTGGGCCCAGGAATACGAGTTGCAGTGGCTGGACGAGGCATCTGCCTGGCTGCCCTACGAGACCATCAACGCCTGCGAACACGACCTGGCCGGGCGGCCCGAGCTGTACGGGGGCGGTCCCTGCTTCGTGGGCGTGGACGTCGCGGCCCGCAACGACCTGTACGTCATCTGGGTCGACGAGCTGGTGGGGGACATCCTGTGGACGCGCGAGATCATCGCGCGCAAGCGGATCACTTTCGCCGAGCAGGACGCGCTCCTGGCCGACGTGTTCCGGCGTTACCTGGTGCTGCGCTGCTGCATGGACCAGACCGGCATGGGCGAGAAGCCGGTGGAGGACGCCAAGCGCCGCCACGGCGAGAACCGCGTGGAGGGGGTGCTGTTCACCGGGCCCAACAAGCTGCACCTGGCCACGGTCGGCAAGCAGGCGTTCGACGACCGCAAAAACCGCATCCCCCTGGGCGACGAAGAACTGCGCGCGGATCTGCACAAGCTCCAGAAGGTCACCGGGCCCACGGGGACGCCGCGCTTTGTCGCCGACTCGGACAGCGCCGGACACGCCGACCGCACCTGGGCCAAGTTCCTGGCGACCTACGCTGCCTCCGGCCCTGCCGAGGCTTTCGGGTACCAAGCCGTTTCCCTTCGCAATGCTCTCGACACAGACCGCATAACCCGGGCCGTGCGCTGCACGGCGGGGTTCCGGCGAGGAGCGATTTGA
- a CDS encoding DUF935 domain-containing protein gives MLYDHLGRPVDTGALRREHAAPSLVGVRSVWHEASVAQGLTPERLARILRDAAEGELREYLVLAEEMEEREPHYSSVLGTRKRAVAGLPVTVEAASDEARDVEIADAVREELVGPPQFGDLVDDLLDALGKGFSACEIMWETRPGRWVPREYRWTDQRFFLFDRDRGRELRLLDQADMYQGLPLPAFKFVTHLPRLKSGLPARGGLARLAAAAYMCKAFTLSDWMRFAEVFGMPIRVGRYGPQASEQDKLTLIRAVANIGTDAACIIPDGMRLEFVEGGKSTGGQDLFARLADWLDRQISKAVLGQTMTTDDGASLSQAQVHDEVRQDIRDADARQLGNTINRDLVRPFVDLNYGPPKGGYPRVSFFLPEAQDLKLLAEALGILVPLNLKVEQSVIRDRFNLPDPEPGAELLGIQSLPQEPPALNRALNRQGAPQEPDPVEALADVALEDWERVLAPMVDPVLALAERAESLEAFLAGLTELAAGGLNSTALVRSLAEATFRARGVGDAAS, from the coding sequence ATGCTGTACGATCATCTGGGGCGCCCGGTGGACACCGGCGCGCTGCGCCGCGAGCACGCGGCCCCGTCGCTGGTTGGGGTGCGCAGCGTCTGGCACGAGGCCAGCGTGGCCCAGGGGCTGACGCCCGAACGGCTGGCGCGCATCCTGCGCGACGCCGCCGAGGGGGAGCTGCGCGAGTACCTCGTGCTGGCCGAGGAGATGGAGGAGCGCGAGCCGCATTATTCCAGCGTGCTGGGCACGCGCAAGCGGGCGGTGGCAGGGCTGCCCGTGACGGTGGAAGCGGCCAGCGACGAGGCTCGCGACGTGGAGATCGCCGACGCGGTGCGCGAGGAGCTGGTGGGGCCGCCGCAGTTCGGCGATCTGGTGGATGACCTGCTGGACGCCCTGGGCAAGGGCTTCTCGGCCTGCGAGATCATGTGGGAGACACGGCCCGGGCGCTGGGTGCCGCGCGAGTATCGCTGGACCGACCAGCGGTTTTTCCTCTTCGACCGGGACAGGGGCCGGGAGTTGCGGCTGCTGGACCAGGCCGACATGTACCAGGGGCTGCCCCTGCCCGCGTTCAAGTTCGTGACGCATCTGCCGCGCCTGAAAAGCGGGCTGCCCGCGCGCGGCGGCCTGGCACGGCTGGCCGCAGCCGCCTACATGTGCAAGGCGTTCACCCTCTCGGACTGGATGCGCTTCGCCGAGGTGTTCGGGATGCCGATCCGCGTCGGGCGCTACGGACCGCAAGCCTCGGAGCAGGACAAGCTGACGCTGATCCGGGCGGTGGCCAACATCGGCACGGACGCGGCGTGCATCATCCCCGACGGGATGCGCCTGGAATTCGTCGAGGGCGGCAAATCCACCGGCGGGCAGGATCTGTTCGCGCGGCTGGCCGACTGGCTGGACCGCCAGATATCCAAGGCCGTGCTGGGCCAGACCATGACCACGGACGACGGGGCGAGCTTGAGCCAGGCCCAGGTGCATGACGAGGTGCGCCAGGACATCCGCGACGCCGACGCCCGGCAACTGGGCAACACCATCAACCGCGACCTGGTGCGACCGTTCGTGGACCTGAACTACGGGCCGCCCAAGGGGGGCTACCCCCGGGTGAGCTTTTTCCTGCCCGAGGCGCAGGATCTGAAGCTCCTGGCCGAGGCGCTGGGCATACTGGTGCCCCTGAATTTGAAGGTCGAGCAGTCCGTGATTCGCGACCGCTTCAACCTGCCTGACCCGGAGCCCGGGGCGGAACTGCTGGGGATACAGTCGCTGCCCCAGGAGCCGCCCGCCCTGAACCGCGCCCTGAACCGCCAGGGAGCGCCCCAGGAGCCGGACCCGGTGGAGGCCCTGGCTGACGTGGCTCTGGAGGACTGGGAGCGCGTGCTGGCGCCCATGGTGGACCCCGTGCTGGCGCTGGCCGAACGGGCGGAAAGCCTGGAGGCATTCCTGGCCGGGCTGACTGAACTGGCGGCAGGAGGGCTGAATTCCACGGCCTTGGTGCGCAGCCTGGCCGAGGCGACGTTCCGGGCCCGGGGGGTTGGCGATGCGGCGTCCTGA